Proteins from a genomic interval of Candidatus Flexicrinis proximus:
- a CDS encoding aminoacyl-tRNA hydrolase — MRYLIAGLGNPGPDYAKTRHNIGFMVVDELARRHALQFARSEKRALAADGMVAGKRVLLVKPQTYMNESGASVRGLIDFYKIELAQLIVAADDLDLDFGKFRMRLGGSDGGQRGVRSIIQHLGTQGFARARCGIGRPPGRMDPAAYVLRPFLGEDIITAQLLVERAASAIESWLTDGLELAMTRHNGTVA, encoded by the coding sequence ATGCGCTACCTAATCGCGGGCCTCGGTAATCCGGGGCCGGACTACGCCAAAACCCGTCATAACATCGGCTTCATGGTGGTCGACGAACTCGCCCGCCGCCATGCGCTGCAGTTCGCCCGGTCAGAGAAGCGCGCGCTGGCTGCCGATGGCATGGTCGCCGGCAAGCGTGTCCTCCTGGTTAAACCCCAGACCTATATGAACGAGAGTGGCGCGTCTGTGCGCGGCCTGATCGACTTCTACAAGATCGAACTCGCACAGCTCATCGTCGCCGCCGACGACCTGGACCTCGACTTCGGCAAATTCCGGATGAGACTAGGCGGCAGCGACGGCGGCCAGCGCGGTGTCCGCAGCATCATCCAGCATCTCGGCACGCAGGGCTTTGCGCGCGCCAGGTGCGGAATCGGCCGTCCGCCCGGCCGGATGGACCCCGCCGCCTATGTGCTGCGCCCATTCCTCGGCGAAGACATCATCACCGCCCAGCTGCTGGTCGAACGTGCTGCCAGCGCCATCGAATCCTGGCTGACCGACGGCCTCGAACTCGCCATGACCCGCCACAACGGCACCGTCGCGTGA
- a CDS encoding heavy metal-binding domain-containing protein produces the protein MIVTTTNTVDGYQIRSYLGIVTGETILGANVFKDFMAGLSDIFGGRSKAYESTLNEARNAALQELMDNAMALGANAVIGVDLDYETVGQNGSMLMVNASGTAVVLE, from the coding sequence ATGATTGTCACCACCACCAACACCGTCGACGGCTACCAGATCCGTTCCTACCTCGGCATTGTCACCGGCGAGACTATTCTCGGCGCTAACGTATTCAAGGACTTTATGGCCGGCCTGAGCGACATCTTCGGCGGCCGCAGCAAAGCCTATGAATCGACCTTGAATGAAGCGCGCAACGCCGCCCTTCAGGAGCTGATGGACAACGCCATGGCGCTGGGCGCGAATGCCGTAATCGGAGTCGACCTCGACTACGAAACTGTTGGGCAAAACGGCTCGATGCTGATGGTCAACGCCAGCGGAACCGCCGTCGTCCTCGAGTAA
- a CDS encoding ABC transporter ATP-binding protein, which translates to MAEAVIRVENVTKELSLGKVVIHALRGVNMVVNQGEMVGLVGPSGSGKSTLLGILGGLDAPTSGLVEIAGVDTSRLGEGRMTEVRNENIGFIFQFFNLIPTLTAQENVMLPIQFARKRQFQPARRARELLQMLGLGDRMHHRPSELSGGQQQRVAIARALANNPPLILADEPTGNLDSESGKLVLETLRQIRDESGTTVLLVTHDEHLAQRMDRVLTLVDGKIV; encoded by the coding sequence ATGGCCGAAGCTGTCATCCGAGTCGAAAACGTCACCAAAGAATTATCGCTGGGGAAAGTCGTCATCCACGCCCTGCGCGGCGTCAATATGGTCGTCAACCAAGGCGAAATGGTCGGGCTGGTCGGGCCGAGCGGCAGCGGGAAGTCGACGCTGCTGGGTATCCTCGGCGGGCTGGATGCACCGACCTCCGGGCTGGTCGAGATCGCCGGAGTCGATACCTCGCGCCTCGGTGAAGGCCGGATGACGGAAGTCCGCAACGAGAATATCGGTTTCATTTTCCAGTTCTTCAACCTGATCCCGACCCTGACCGCGCAGGAAAACGTGATGCTGCCGATCCAGTTTGCCCGCAAACGGCAGTTTCAGCCGGCACGGCGGGCGCGGGAACTGCTGCAAATGCTGGGCCTGGGCGACCGGATGCATCACCGCCCCTCGGAGCTATCGGGCGGACAGCAGCAGCGGGTGGCGATCGCGCGGGCACTGGCGAACAACCCACCGCTGATCCTGGCCGACGAGCCGACGGGCAACCTCGACAGCGAGTCGGGCAAACTGGTTCTGGAAACGCTCAGGCAAATCCGCGACGAGTCTGGTACAACGGTGCTGCTGGTCACGCATGACGAGCATCTGGCACAGAGGATGGACCGCGTCCTGACGCTTGTGGACGGCAAAATCGTGTAG
- the ftsZ gene encoding cell division protein FtsZ, giving the protein MVDYSDTLREGFAQIKVVGVGGGGGNAVNRMILEGLAGVEFITINTDNQALNNSKATTRVRIGDKTTRGLGAGGMPEVGRKAAEESSEELYEVLRGADMVFIAAGMGGGTGTGAAPVVAQIAKELGALTIGVVTRPFTFEGKRRTDFAEQGIEGLKGQVDTLIVIPNDRLLSIAHKNATLQQAFSLADDVLRQGIQGISELITVPSLINLDFADVRTIMSEGGAALMAVGRGTGDDRAINAARQAIHNGLLDVTIDGARGILFNITGGPNLSLTEVNEAAAIVRESAHPDVHLIFGARIDENMGEEVRITVIATGFEQARAARKPGDSFGASYTPPRAQQPVYAPPPAAAPPQNYQAPRPQTPVPAQPQQPSAQPPRQQTPAQQPPVAPTPPQRPMQPLDNSRDGENTDIPAFLRRKRQSND; this is encoded by the coding sequence ATGGTGGATTACTCGGATACGCTAAGAGAAGGCTTTGCTCAGATCAAAGTCGTCGGCGTCGGCGGGGGCGGCGGTAACGCGGTCAACCGGATGATTCTCGAAGGCTTGGCGGGCGTCGAATTTATTACAATTAATACTGACAATCAGGCGCTCAATAACAGCAAGGCGACCACGCGCGTGCGCATCGGCGACAAGACCACTCGGGGTCTCGGCGCGGGCGGCATGCCGGAAGTCGGCCGCAAGGCCGCCGAAGAGAGCAGCGAAGAATTGTATGAAGTCCTTCGCGGCGCGGATATGGTGTTCATCGCTGCGGGTATGGGCGGCGGCACTGGCACCGGCGCTGCGCCGGTGGTCGCGCAGATCGCAAAGGAACTCGGCGCGCTCACCATCGGCGTCGTCACCCGTCCATTCACGTTTGAAGGCAAGCGCCGCACGGACTTTGCCGAACAGGGCATCGAAGGCCTCAAGGGGCAGGTCGATACGCTGATCGTTATCCCCAATGACCGCCTGCTCAGTATCGCCCATAAGAACGCTACGCTTCAGCAGGCCTTCAGCCTGGCCGACGACGTTCTGCGGCAGGGCATCCAGGGCATTTCCGAACTCATCACGGTTCCGTCTCTGATCAACCTCGACTTCGCCGACGTACGCACCATCATGAGCGAAGGCGGCGCGGCGCTGATGGCGGTTGGCCGGGGCACCGGCGACGACCGCGCGATCAATGCGGCGCGACAGGCCATTCACAACGGTCTGCTGGACGTCACCATCGACGGCGCCCGCGGCATCCTGTTCAACATCACCGGCGGCCCGAACCTGAGCCTGACCGAAGTCAACGAAGCCGCCGCGATCGTCCGCGAGAGCGCGCACCCCGATGTCCACCTGATTTTCGGCGCCCGTATCGACGAGAACATGGGCGAAGAAGTCCGCATCACCGTGATCGCCACCGGTTTCGAGCAGGCGCGTGCCGCCCGCAAGCCCGGCGACTCGTTTGGCGCATCCTATACGCCGCCGCGTGCCCAGCAGCCGGTTTACGCACCTCCGCCTGCCGCCGCGCCGCCGCAGAATTATCAGGCGCCGCGCCCGCAGACCCCCGTGCCTGCCCAGCCACAGCAGCCCTCTGCTCAGCCGCCGCGTCAGCAGACTCCCGCGCAGCAGCCGCCGGTCGCCCCGACCCCGCCTCAGCGCCCGATGCAGCCGCTGGACAACTCGCGCGACGGCGAAAACACCGATATTCCGGCTTTCCTGCGCCGCAAACGTCAGTCGAACGACTAA
- a CDS encoding lamin tail domain-containing protein: MRARGFFIFVIMNVLITAGVAFLVVSTLGPVPTTSEQPERFATVLLIITATPDPNATAAVRIITATPEPGTIASIPTGVLDPQPTEETAVTGPGDTIVPAVATQVPPTLDPENAASAEVQATANALPPGCILHVLQEGEFISLLAQTYETDMFDILGVNGLTEEDATFLQIGEVLIIPLEGCSLVAPLPTAEGGTGETTSGTEATPDPAITLEPTLTPTVTLAPTAVNAQVEISEVIGAGDITSEHVLVINKGATVTITGWTLSDLDGNSYTFPETRLFNDGLMEVWTQVGSNTPLRRYWGLTRPVWGDPGDVITLTDADGNVQATLRLAAP; encoded by the coding sequence ATGCGCGCACGCGGTTTTTTCATCTTCGTCATTATGAACGTGCTGATCACGGCGGGAGTAGCATTTCTCGTGGTCAGCACCCTGGGACCCGTCCCCACCACCAGCGAGCAGCCTGAACGTTTTGCGACGGTTCTGCTGATTATCACCGCCACTCCCGACCCTAACGCGACGGCGGCCGTCCGCATCATCACCGCCACGCCGGAGCCAGGGACCATCGCGTCGATCCCGACCGGCGTCCTCGACCCGCAGCCGACCGAAGAAACCGCTGTGACCGGCCCTGGCGATACGATCGTCCCGGCGGTAGCGACACAGGTGCCGCCAACCCTCGACCCTGAGAACGCGGCCAGCGCCGAAGTTCAGGCCACCGCCAACGCACTTCCCCCAGGCTGTATCCTGCACGTCCTGCAGGAGGGCGAGTTCATCAGCCTGCTGGCCCAGACCTACGAAACGGATATGTTCGATATCCTTGGGGTCAACGGCCTGACCGAAGAAGACGCCACCTTCCTCCAGATCGGCGAAGTGCTGATTATCCCGCTGGAAGGCTGTTCGCTGGTCGCGCCGCTGCCCACCGCTGAAGGCGGCACCGGCGAGACGACGAGCGGCACCGAGGCAACCCCTGACCCGGCCATTACGCTTGAACCGACCTTGACCCCGACCGTCACGCTGGCCCCGACCGCGGTCAACGCGCAGGTCGAAATCAGCGAAGTGATCGGCGCGGGCGACATTACCAGCGAGCATGTCCTCGTCATCAATAAGGGCGCGACGGTGACGATCACAGGCTGGACGCTCAGCGACCTGGACGGCAATTCCTATACCTTCCCGGAGACGCGCCTGTTCAATGACGGCCTGATGGAAGTCTGGACTCAGGTCGGATCGAATACGCCGCTGCGCCGTTATTGGGGGCTGACCCGTCCGGTCTGGGGCGACCCCGGCGACGTTATTACGCTGACCGACGCCGACGGCAACGTTCAGGCCACCCTGCGTCTGGCTGCGCCGTAA
- a CDS encoding NAD-dependent epimerase/dehydratase family protein — protein MRRTITLITGANGEVGHGLIRQLRAQPNPPDIVVLDLRSLDADVLPFVDQSIVGDILDQDLLENLSSEYDIAVIYHLAALLSTHSEFRPDAAHRVNVRGTLNLLHMAIDQAEWRGQPVKFIFPSSVAVYGMPDLTTKAAVPPVTEDSYLNPTTMYGCNKLYCEHLGRYYAQHYRQLAANPAPSGVDFRGLRFPGLISATTMPSGGTSDYAPEMLHAAASNQPYKCFVRPDTTIPFMAMPDGIRALIELADAPREKLTRAVYNLTAFSVSAEQVEARVKIAFPDAQISYEPSAGRQNIVDSWPADMDDSAARRDWGWAPQYDADKAFNDYLIPTIRRKYAGRFA, from the coding sequence ATGCGCCGCACGATTACCCTCATCACCGGCGCAAATGGTGAGGTCGGCCACGGCCTGATCCGCCAGCTTCGCGCCCAACCCAATCCACCTGACATAGTCGTCCTGGACCTGCGCAGCCTTGATGCCGATGTGCTGCCCTTTGTCGATCAGTCGATCGTTGGCGATATCCTGGATCAGGATTTGCTCGAAAACCTGTCCAGCGAGTACGACATTGCCGTCATCTACCACCTCGCGGCACTGCTTTCGACCCACAGCGAATTCCGGCCTGACGCGGCTCACCGCGTCAACGTCCGCGGCACGCTCAATCTGCTTCACATGGCCATTGACCAGGCAGAATGGCGCGGCCAGCCGGTGAAGTTCATCTTCCCGTCCTCAGTGGCGGTCTATGGGATGCCCGACCTCACGACAAAAGCCGCTGTGCCCCCCGTGACCGAAGACTCGTATCTGAACCCGACCACCATGTACGGCTGCAACAAGCTGTATTGTGAACATCTGGGCCGCTATTACGCGCAGCACTACCGCCAGCTGGCCGCCAATCCAGCGCCAAGCGGAGTTGACTTCCGCGGCCTGCGCTTCCCTGGTCTGATCAGCGCCACCACCATGCCCAGCGGCGGCACCTCCGACTACGCGCCTGAAATGCTGCACGCAGCCGCTAGCAATCAACCCTACAAGTGCTTTGTCCGGCCCGACACGACGATTCCGTTCATGGCCATGCCCGATGGTATCCGGGCGCTGATCGAATTGGCGGACGCCCCGCGTGAAAAGCTCACCCGTGCCGTCTATAACCTGACGGCCTTCAGCGTGAGCGCAGAGCAGGTCGAGGCGCGCGTCAAAATAGCCTTCCCCGACGCGCAGATCAGCTACGAACCGTCTGCCGGGCGCCAGAACATCGTCGATAGTTGGCCGGCTGATATGGACGACAGCGCCGCGCGCCGCGATTGGGGCTGGGCGCCGCAGTATGACGCGGACAAAGCCTTCAACGACTACCTGATCCCCACGATCCGGCGCAAGTACGCGGGCAGGTTCGCCTGA
- a CDS encoding Uma2 family endonuclease produces MFAEKLITADEFERMIGTPPYEQGLFELINGEIVQKMPTEDHGLAQVNIATALNLYRKRVGKGRPGSEVLHRVPGDPNNARQPDLSFFVDPEHPLITQGAVALLPDLAVEIQSPSNSAKEMRAKAAFYLAHGSKMVWIVYTAARVVEVVTEADVQLLSSADTLTGGDLLPDFSLPVAEIFA; encoded by the coding sequence ATGTTCGCAGAGAAACTGATCACCGCTGACGAATTTGAACGAATGATCGGAACGCCGCCGTACGAACAGGGGCTGTTTGAACTGATTAACGGGGAGATCGTTCAGAAGATGCCGACAGAGGATCACGGTTTGGCACAGGTCAACATTGCGACGGCCTTAAACCTCTACCGCAAGCGGGTCGGCAAAGGCCGGCCCGGTTCGGAAGTGCTGCACCGTGTGCCGGGCGACCCCAATAACGCGCGCCAGCCAGACTTGTCGTTCTTCGTTGACCCGGAACACCCACTCATCACGCAGGGCGCGGTCGCGCTGCTTCCTGATCTGGCGGTCGAAATACAATCCCCGTCGAACAGCGCCAAAGAAATGCGCGCAAAGGCGGCGTTCTATCTTGCGCACGGCTCGAAGATGGTCTGGATCGTTTACACCGCCGCGCGCGTGGTTGAAGTCGTGACAGAAGCCGATGTGCAGCTGCTTTCGTCGGCAGACACGCTCACTGGCGGCGATCTGCTGCCTGATTTCTCGCTGCCGGTCGCGGAGATATTCGCGTAA
- a CDS encoding dehydratase: MQTGLYFEDYELGVTLTTRGRTITEADIVQFGALTGDFNPMHFDAEYMKTHQMGQRIAHGMLSLSYAVGQAYQLGFMERTVLAFRGLEMKFSLPVFIGDTMHVLLTVKEKTAMPRLGGGTVILDVKIVNQAGKTIQSGTWTVLIASKPKGD; this comes from the coding sequence ATGCAGACGGGCCTGTACTTCGAAGACTACGAACTAGGTGTCACGCTTACCACGCGCGGCCGCACGATCACTGAAGCAGATATTGTTCAGTTCGGCGCTCTGACCGGCGACTTCAACCCGATGCACTTTGATGCCGAATACATGAAGACCCATCAGATGGGCCAGCGCATCGCCCACGGCATGCTGAGCCTGAGCTACGCGGTCGGGCAGGCCTATCAACTCGGCTTCATGGAACGCACGGTACTGGCCTTTCGCGGCCTTGAAATGAAATTCAGTCTGCCGGTTTTCATCGGCGATACGATGCACGTCCTGCTCACGGTCAAGGAAAAGACCGCCATGCCGCGTCTCGGTGGCGGCACAGTCATCCTCGACGTGAAGATCGTCAATCAGGCGGGCAAGACGATTCAGAGCGGCACCTGGACCGTCCTGATCGCCAGCAAGCCCAAGGGTGACTAG
- the gatB gene encoding Asp-tRNA(Asn)/Glu-tRNA(Gln) amidotransferase subunit GatB, with protein sequence MSDWKTIVGLEVHAEMLTESKMFSACPVVDSVEAAPNSAVDPLSLGLPGTLPVVNMQAVEYGMMVGLALHCEIPPVNQFARKSYFYPDLPKGFQISQYDRPLAVNGYMDIDLSDGTTKRIRVRRAHLEEDTGKLTHMGDGSSLVDYNRAGVPLLEIVSEPDIFSSEECEAYARKLRALLQYLGVNHGDMSKGVLRLEANVSVMHKDDTEYRTRREIKNLNSIRSMVRAIDAEVAWQIKQYQTGGKVTPATLGWDENAGKILVQRYKERADEYRYFPEPDIPVIQVDPVWVEEVRQNLPELPEAKLARYIADYGISAYDAKRLIEDRAIATYYEAVIAAGAGPKHAANWMLGALFRQMNESGVGYDELARIDITPVMLAELVQLVQRGTVNNSTAAAVLTHMWNTGKTASALVKELGLEQVSDTGAITEAIKAVLDRNAAMVSDYLGGKDKLFGALMGQCMAALKGKGNPATVTDLLKAELDARRGA encoded by the coding sequence ATGTCGGATTGGAAAACGATCGTCGGCCTTGAAGTTCACGCGGAAATGCTGACGGAAAGCAAGATGTTTAGCGCCTGTCCGGTGGTGGACAGCGTCGAAGCCGCCCCAAATTCGGCGGTCGACCCGCTCTCGCTGGGTCTGCCGGGGACGCTGCCGGTGGTCAACATGCAGGCGGTCGAATACGGCATGATGGTCGGCCTGGCGCTCCATTGTGAGATCCCGCCGGTCAACCAGTTCGCGCGCAAGAGCTATTTCTATCCCGATCTGCCGAAAGGCTTCCAGATCAGCCAGTACGACCGGCCGCTGGCCGTTAACGGCTACATGGACATCGACCTGAGCGACGGCACCACCAAGCGCATCCGCGTCCGCCGCGCCCATCTCGAAGAAGATACCGGCAAACTCACCCACATGGGCGATGGTTCGAGCCTCGTTGACTATAACCGCGCCGGCGTGCCGCTGCTTGAGATCGTCAGCGAGCCGGACATCTTCTCAAGCGAGGAGTGCGAGGCCTATGCCCGCAAACTTCGCGCGCTGCTCCAGTATCTGGGTGTCAACCACGGCGACATGTCCAAGGGCGTCCTGCGCCTCGAAGCCAACGTCAGTGTCATGCACAAGGACGACACCGAATACCGTACTCGCCGCGAGATCAAGAACCTGAACAGCATCCGCAGTATGGTGCGCGCCATCGACGCTGAAGTCGCCTGGCAGATCAAGCAGTACCAGACCGGCGGCAAAGTGACGCCAGCCACGCTCGGCTGGGACGAGAACGCTGGGAAGATCCTGGTCCAGCGCTACAAAGAACGCGCCGACGAATATCGCTACTTCCCTGAGCCGGATATTCCGGTCATTCAGGTCGACCCGGTCTGGGTCGAAGAGGTGCGCCAGAACCTGCCGGAACTGCCTGAAGCGAAACTGGCGCGCTATATCGCCGATTACGGCATCAGCGCCTACGACGCGAAGCGCCTGATCGAAGATCGCGCGATTGCCACCTATTACGAAGCCGTGATTGCCGCCGGTGCTGGCCCCAAGCACGCCGCTAACTGGATGCTGGGCGCCTTGTTCCGCCAGATGAACGAGTCGGGCGTGGGCTATGACGAATTGGCGCGCATCGACATCACCCCGGTCATGCTCGCGGAATTAGTCCAGCTTGTTCAGCGCGGTACTGTCAACAACAGCACCGCCGCCGCCGTCCTGACTCACATGTGGAACACCGGAAAAACAGCTTCGGCATTGGTCAAGGAACTCGGACTCGAACAGGTTAGCGATACCGGCGCCATTACCGAGGCGATCAAGGCCGTTCTCGACCGCAACGCCGCGATGGTCAGTGATTATCTGGGCGGCAAAGACAAGCTGTTCGGCGCGTTGATGGGGCAGTGTATGGCTGCCTTGAAGGGCAAAGGCAATCCGGCCACGGTTACCGATTTGCTCAAGGCCGAGTTGGACGCGCGTCGCGGCGCTTGA
- a CDS encoding branched-chain amino acid transaminase — MSGFAYFKGHIVPSEQATISVKNHAFNYGTAVFGGIRAYWSAEDEQLNIFRPLDHFTRLIQSASLLRMKVHQTPEDLTNILIELLRLEGYRENVYARPLVYKDMEGIGVRLHDVPDALTMWTTPMGRYIEKEEGAHVHFSAWRRVDDNAIPARGKVSGSYANSALIKSDAVLSGYDEALVLNQDGHVSEASAANIFIVRGGVAITPPVNANVLEGITRRTLITLLRDEMGVEVQERDIDRTEVYLADEVFLCGTGVQIAAVTRIEHRQIGTGKMGEITHTVRDLQQDVFMGRAEKYRGWLTPVYTTEAVL, encoded by the coding sequence ATGAGCGGTTTTGCTTATTTCAAAGGTCATATTGTCCCCTCAGAGCAAGCAACCATCAGCGTGAAGAACCACGCATTCAATTATGGTACGGCGGTCTTTGGCGGCATCCGCGCCTACTGGAGCGCCGAAGATGAGCAGCTCAACATATTTCGCCCACTCGACCACTTCACGCGGCTGATTCAGTCGGCGTCGCTGCTGCGCATGAAGGTTCACCAGACGCCGGAAGACCTGACCAACATCCTGATCGAACTGCTGCGGCTCGAAGGCTACCGCGAGAACGTGTATGCCCGTCCGCTGGTCTACAAAGACATGGAAGGCATCGGCGTGCGCCTGCATGACGTCCCCGACGCGCTGACGATGTGGACCACACCGATGGGGCGCTATATCGAGAAGGAAGAAGGCGCGCACGTGCATTTTTCGGCGTGGCGGCGCGTCGATGACAACGCCATTCCGGCCCGCGGCAAGGTCAGCGGCAGCTACGCCAATTCTGCGCTGATCAAGTCGGATGCCGTGCTGTCGGGGTATGACGAGGCACTGGTACTGAATCAGGACGGCCATGTCAGCGAAGCCAGCGCTGCAAACATCTTCATCGTGCGCGGGGGCGTGGCGATCACGCCGCCGGTCAATGCCAACGTACTGGAAGGCATTACACGCCGGACGCTGATCACGCTGCTGCGCGACGAAATGGGCGTTGAAGTGCAGGAACGCGACATCGACCGCACCGAAGTGTATCTGGCCGATGAGGTCTTCCTGTGCGGCACCGGCGTACAGATCGCCGCGGTGACACGCATCGAGCACCGCCAGATCGGCACGGGCAAAATGGGCGAGATCACGCATACCGTGCGCGACTTGCAGCAGGACGTGTTCATGGGCCGCGCAGAAAAGTACCGCGGCTGGCTGACGCCTGTCTATACGACCGAGGCTGTCCTCTAG